The genomic window CTTCTGGTTCGCGAACACCACCACCATGCGGAAAGTATATCCCAGAGAAAGAGAAAATGAAAGAGTCGCCCCCTCACCTTGATAGGTCCGTCCGGACTCGCTACATTTGTATATAACGACACATGCCACGGAGGACACGACGAGATGACCAAAACGGACGTCGAGAAGGTGATCAACGAGATCCGACCGGCACTCAAGGCCGACGGCGGGGACATCCAGCTCCTGGAGGTGACGGAGCAGGGGGTGGTGAAAGTCCGCCTCACCGGAGCATGTCACGGCTGTCCCATGTCCCAGATCACCCTCAAGCAGGGGGTGGAAGCGTATCTCAAGAGAAAACTCCCCGAAATCTCCTCGGTGGAAGCGGTGTAAACCTACACCTTATACCCCGCCCTGCCGATACAAGAACCAGAAGAAAGGGCCTGCCATGGACATGTCACATCTTCCGAAGCCAGTGTTTGCAGCCTTTCCAAAAGTGGAACTCCATCGACACCTGGAGGGAACTTTCTCAGGGAAGGCCCTTCACGCCATCGCCCTGAGAAACGGCCTCGAGGTCCCCTCGGATTACGAGGAATTCAAGAAGGCCGCCCAGTTCCCCAGGGATTCCGAACCCGACTTTCTCACCTTCCTCTCCAAGTTCCGGACCGACTGGTACAGGTCACTGGAGGACGTCGAGGAAATCACCTATCACTCGGTGAAGGAAATCGCCCGGGACGGCATATTCTACATCGAACTTCGATTCTCCCCCGAACACTTCGCCCTCAACAACGACTTCGATCGGCAGGAGGTGACCAGACTCGTCATAGAGGCGGGCAACACCGCGGCCAAAGAGGCCGGATTCCACATCCGTTACCTCATCACCTTCAATCGCAACAAACAGGACCAATATCAGATGCTCGAACTCTACGAGAAGATCCGGGAGCTCGACATCCCGGAGATCGTGGGCATAGACCTCGCAGGTGACGAGCTTCACTACGGACCCGAACTCTTCACGGACTTCTTTCGGCGCATCAAGAAGGACGGCCGCTACAAGAGCACCATCCATGCGGGAGAGGTGACACCTCCGGAGGAGATCTGGAAGGCGATCAGGACGCTCGGTGCGGACAGGATCGGGCACGGCACTTCCGCGATCCACGACGAATCGCTCCAGGACTATCTGAAGGAACACTTCATCGCCCTCGAGCAATGCATCACATCCAACTACCAGACCGGCGCCTGGACGGATCCCGGGACACACCCCTTCGGAAGACTCTACAAAAGAGGGGTTCCCGTCACCCTAAACTCCGACGATCCCTTCATCCAGGACACCGATCTCACCGACGATTACATGAAGGCGGCAGCCGCATTCGGTCTCGATTTCAAGGACTTCTCGGAGATCAACCGATGCGCCCTCCGATCATCCTTCCTCCCGGAGACGGAGAAAAAGGCCCTGCTGGTCGAATATGAAAAAGCCCTCGAAACGTTTTTCCGCTCCCATCCCACACACTAAGCCTCTTCACCACACCAAAAATAAGGGGGACTGTTTCACGTGAAACAGTCCCCCGTTTCCCACCCCTCCCGGCGGATCATTTCTCCCTTGCCACCCTGTCCACAGACACCACATAGTCCGGTTTCTCGAGATTCACTACCTTCACGCCCGCCGCCTGTCTCCCGAGCACGGAGATATCCTTCACTGCGAGCTTGATGATGTTTCCCTGAGCCGTCACGATCATCACATCATCCTTGGCCTCGACCGACAGCACCGCCGCGAGTTCTCCGGTCCGAGCCGATACCTTATAGGCGATCTGCCCCTTCGTGCCCCTCCCGTGCGCCGTGAACTGGGAAAACTCGACCCGTTTTCCGTACCCTCCGGAGGTGACGAGGAGGAGATCCTTCCCCTCTTCCACCGGGACCGCCCCGCACACCTCATCCCCGGGTTCCAGCTTCACGGCCGTCACACCCCTTGCCGCCCTCCCCATGCTCCTGAACTCCTCCTCCTTGCAGCGCAACCCATGCCCTCTCCTGGTCACGATCATCACCTCCCCCTTCCCTTCCGTGAGAAAGGCATCTACCAGATAATCCCCCTTCTCGAGCCCTATCGCGATCACCCCTCGCGTCCGTGCGTTCGAGAGGGCCGGCACCGGAAGCCTCTTGGCGAGTCCCTTCGCGGTGATCATGAACACCTCTCTCTCCTCCTCGAAGGTCTCCACCGAGACCACCGCACTCACCTGCTCATCAGGAGACAACTGGACGAGACTCCTGATGCTCTTCCCCTGCGAGACTCTCGACCCTTCGGGAATCTCATGCACCTTGAGATAGTAGGCCTTGCCTTCATTTGAGAGAAACAGGATGTAATCGTGAGTGGAGGCCACGAAGAGATGGGACACTACATCGTCCCCACTCAGCTTTCCACCCATGAGCCCTTTGCCCCCCCGTCCCTGACGCCTGTAGGCACTCACCGGCATCCTTTTGATGAGACCATCACGGGAGACGAGGACCACCATGTCCTCCTTCTGGATGAGGTCTTCGATATCGAGATCCTCCGCCTCCTCCGCCACGATCTCGGTCCGACGCTCGTCGCCGTACTCTTTCGCGAGCTCGAGCGTCTCATTCTTCACCACCTCCAGTATCTTCCTCTCGCTCCCGAGGAGCTCCTTGAGCTCTTCTATGAGCTTGAGCGTGGCCTCCAGCTCTTCAATGATCTTTCTCGTCTCGAGGCTCGTGAGCTTCTGAAGCCGCATGTCGAGGATCGCCTGTGCCTGACGTTCGGAAAGCCCGAATCGACGCATGAGATTGTTCCGTGCGCTGTCCACCGTTCGCGATTTCTTGATGATCGCGATCACCTCGTCGATATTGTCGAGTGCGATCTTGAGCCCTTCCAGGATGTGCGCCCGTTCCTCCGCCTTCCGGAGATCGTACTGCGCCCTCCTGGTCACCACCTCCTTCCTGTGGGAGATGAAATGCTGGATGATCTCCTTCAAGGTGAGGGTCTGCGGTTTTCCTCCCACGAGGGCCAGGGCGTTCACGTGAAAGGTGGTCTGGAGCGGGGTCATGGAGAAGAGCCGGTTGATCACCACTTTGGGGATCACCCCTCTCTTGAGCTCGAAGACGATCCTGAGCCCATTCCTGTCGGACTCGTCCCGGATCTCCGATATCCCCTCTATCTTCTTGTCCCTCACCAGGGAAGCCACGCGCTCGAGGAGACTCGACTTGTTCACCGCATAGGGGATCTCGGTGACCACGATCGCTTCCCTCCCCGACCTGAGGGTCTCGAGCGAAAGGCGGGCCCGCACCACCACTCCTCCCTTTCCCGTGAGGTACGCACTCCGTATCCCCTTCTTCCCGAAGATGATGCCTCCCGTGGGGAAATCGGGCCCCTTCACGTAGCGGAGGAGGTCCTTGGGCGGGATCTCGGGGTTGTCTATCACCGCGGCGATCGCCCTGCTCACCTCGCCGAGGTTGTGGGGAGGTATGTTGGTGGCCATCCCCACGGCGATCCCGCTCGCTCCATTGATCAACAGGTAGGGCACGGCCGCAGGGAGCACGGCGGGCTCTTTCAGGCTCTCGTCGTAATTGGGAACGAAGTCCACCGTCTCCTTGTTGATGTCCCTGAGCATCTCCTCGGCGATCTTGTGGAGCTTCGCCTCCGTATACCTCATCGCCGCAGGGGGATCGCCGTCTATCGATCCGAAATTCCCTTGGCCGATGACCATCGGGTACCTCATGGAGAACTCTTGGGCAAGCCTCACGAGGGCATCGTAGATACTCTGGTCCCCATGAGGATGGTACTTACCGAGCACGTCACCGACGATACGACCGCTCTTCTTGAACGGTCTGTCGTGTCTGAGTCCCATCTCGTACATCGCATAGAGGATGCGCCTCTGAACCGGCTTGAGCCCGTCCCTCACGTCGGGAAGAGCCCGGCTCACGATGACCGACATCGCATAGTTGAGATAGGACTCCTTGATCTCCTCTTCTATGGGAACAGGAACGACCTTCCCTTTCAGATCAGCCACGGAACACTCCTCGCAAAGATAAAGTCTTCATCCCGATATCAGGGGATCTCATACATCGAGGTTGGTAACGAACAGGGCGTTCTCCTCGATGAACTTGCGCCTCGGGGCCACCTGATCGCCCATCAGGGTGGTGAAGACCTCCTCGGCCTCCACCGCATCCTCCACCCGGATCTGGATGATGTTCCGAGTGGCGGGATTCATGGTGGTCTCCCACAGCTGCTCCGGATTCATCTCCCCCAACCCCTTGTACCGCTGTACGTTTATTTCGTCCTTCTTGTATTTCTTGGCAAATCTCTCCAATATCCTGTCCCTTTCCTCATCGCTATACGCATACTCAACATCGTTCTTCACCCATACCTTGTAGAGGGGTGGCATGGCGATGTACACATGCCCCCTCTCCACTAGTTCCTTCATATACCGGTAGAAGAATGTGAGGAGGAGGGTTCGGATGTGAGAACCGTCCACATCGGCATCGGCCATGATGATGACCTTGTGATAGCGGAGCCTGCTGATGTCGAACTCGGTCCCGATACCGGTCCCCAGAGAGGCGATGATGGGATAGAGCTTATCGTTGGTGAGGACCTTCTCCATCCTCGTCTTCTCCACATTGAGCATCTTCCCCCAGAGGGGAAGGATGGCCTGGAACTCCCTGTCCCTCCCCTGTTTCGCGCTCCCCCCGGCAGAATCGCCCTCAACGATGAAGATCTCACACCTTGCGGGATCCTTCTCGATACAGTCGGCGAGCTTTCCCGGGAGATCCATGCTTTCCAGCACGCTCTTCCGTCTCGCAAGCTCCCTCGCCTTCCTCGCCGCGATCCTGGCCCTCGCGGCCTGCACCACCTTCTCCAGAATAGCCTCGCCATCCTTCGGGTGCCTCGCGAAGTGGGCCTGCAACTGCTCGTACACGAACGATTCCACGATCCCTTTCACATCCGAATTGCCGAGCTTCGTCTTGGTCTGTCCCTCGAACTGCGGCTCGGGCACTTTGATGGAGAGGACCGCGGTGAGCCCCTCTCTCACATCGTCACCGGAGAGGGTGTCGTCGAGCTTCTTTGCGAACTTCGACTGTTTGAAGAGGTCATTGAGACACCTGGTGAGGGCGGACCTGAAGCCCACCACGTGCGTACCCCCCTCTTTCGTGTTGATGTTGTTGACGAAGGAGAAGAAGGTCTCGCTGTACGAATCGTTGTACTCGATGGCGCACTCGACTTCCACGTGGTCTCTCGCGCCCTCGAAGTAGATGGGTTCCTTCTGCAGCGTGGTCCGGTTCTTGTTCAGGTAGGCGACGAATTCCCTCAACCCGCCCTCATACTTGAAGACGTGCTCCTTCACCCTCTTCGTCCTGAGATCTCGTATGACGATCTCGATCCCCTTGTTGAGGAAGGCAAGCTCACGCAACCGCTGTGAGAGGATGTCGAAACTGAATTCAGTGGTCTCGAAGATCTCAGCGTCGGGCTTAAATCGGGTCGTGGTGCCCGTACGATCGGTCCGACCTCTCACCTCCACCGGCCCGAGGGGGACCCCCCTCTGATACCGCTGCACATGGATCTTTCCGTCCCTGTGTACCTCCACCTCGCACCACTCGGAAAGCGCGTTCACCACCGAGACACCCACTCCGTGCAGCCCGCCGGAAACCTTGTAGGTCTTCTTGTCGAACTTCCCCCCTGCATGGAGCCGGGTCATCACGAGCTCGAGGGCGCTCACCTTTTCCTCGGGATGGAGATCCACCGGAATACCACGGCCATCGTCCGTGACCGTGACCACGTTCCCGGGCTCGATCACCACCTCTATCCTGGAGCAGACACCGGCGAGCGCTTCATCGATACTGTTGTCCACCACCTCGTACACGAGGTGGTGGAGTCCCTCCTCCCCGGTGGACCCGATATACATCCCAGGCCTCTTTCGCACCGGCTCGAGTCCTTTGAGGACCTGTATCTGTTCTGCGGTATAACTCATGGAGCATCCTTGGTAAGAAGAAGATGGCCCCAGTATACGCGCTCCTGGATCTAATATCAACAGGTCTACAAGTATGGCACTGTCAAGGAGGAGTGTTGAAATTGAGCTGGAGCTGATAAGGGGTGCGTCTCCCACACTGCGTGTGTATCTGCATGCCCACCACGTAGAGGCCTACCGCCTCATCCGCATGGGCACGGCTCATATACCCAGGATACCGTCGAAGAAATGTCCTCATGTGCCGAAAGAGGTTCTCCACAAGGGCGTTCGTCCTCACCTTCTCCTTCCACTCATAGGGTAACTCCAGATAGGAGAAGAGCCGCTCCTTCCGCCACAGGAGTGCGGCACTCATCCGCGGCGCACGGGCTCCCCACTCCTTCCAGAACCCCTCAAGGGCCTTCTCCGCCTCCTCCTTCTCTCGTGCCGCCAAAAGCTTCCGGTAGGCATCCCGAAATGCCCGCCGCATCTCCTGTACGTGCCTCTTCTCCTTACCTCTCAGTTCATTGAGGAGCGTCCGCTCAAGGGTCCGCTCAAGGTGCCAGAGGCATACCTGCTTCTTCGCCTCAGGATACACCGTCTCCACGGCCTGCCAGATCCCCTCAGCCTCATCGGCCACCACCAGCTCCACCTCATGAAGCCCCCGCTCATAGAGCCTGGTAAGCAGTCGCTCGTAGCTCGCTCGCTCCTCCCG from Spirochaeta thermophila DSM 6192 includes these protein-coding regions:
- the gyrA gene encoding DNA topoisomerase (ATP-hydrolyzing) subunit A — translated: MADLKGKVVPVPIEEEIKESYLNYAMSVIVSRALPDVRDGLKPVQRRILYAMYEMGLRHDRPFKKSGRIVGDVLGKYHPHGDQSIYDALVRLAQEFSMRYPMVIGQGNFGSIDGDPPAAMRYTEAKLHKIAEEMLRDINKETVDFVPNYDESLKEPAVLPAAVPYLLINGASGIAVGMATNIPPHNLGEVSRAIAAVIDNPEIPPKDLLRYVKGPDFPTGGIIFGKKGIRSAYLTGKGGVVVRARLSLETLRSGREAIVVTEIPYAVNKSSLLERVASLVRDKKIEGISEIRDESDRNGLRIVFELKRGVIPKVVINRLFSMTPLQTTFHVNALALVGGKPQTLTLKEIIQHFISHRKEVVTRRAQYDLRKAEERAHILEGLKIALDNIDEVIAIIKKSRTVDSARNNLMRRFGLSERQAQAILDMRLQKLTSLETRKIIEELEATLKLIEELKELLGSERKILEVVKNETLELAKEYGDERRTEIVAEEAEDLDIEDLIQKEDMVVLVSRDGLIKRMPVSAYRRQGRGGKGLMGGKLSGDDVVSHLFVASTHDYILFLSNEGKAYYLKVHEIPEGSRVSQGKSIRSLVQLSPDEQVSAVVSVETFEEEREVFMITAKGLAKRLPVPALSNARTRGVIAIGLEKGDYLVDAFLTEGKGEVMIVTRRGHGLRCKEEEFRSMGRAARGVTAVKLEPGDEVCGAVPVEEGKDLLLVTSGGYGKRVEFSQFTAHGRGTKGQIAYKVSARTGELAAVLSVEAKDDVMIVTAQGNIIKLAVKDISVLGRQAAGVKVVNLEKPDYVVSVDRVAREK
- the add gene encoding adenosine deaminase; the protein is MELHRHLEGTFSGKALHAIALRNGLEVPSDYEEFKKAAQFPRDSEPDFLTFLSKFRTDWYRSLEDVEEITYHSVKEIARDGIFYIELRFSPEHFALNNDFDRQEVTRLVIEAGNTAAKEAGFHIRYLITFNRNKQDQYQMLELYEKIRELDIPEIVGIDLAGDELHYGPELFTDFFRRIKKDGRYKSTIHAGEVTPPEEIWKAIRTLGADRIGHGTSAIHDESLQDYLKEHFIALEQCITSNYQTGAWTDPGTHPFGRLYKRGVPVTLNSDDPFIQDTDLTDDYMKAAAAFGLDFKDFSEINRCALRSSFLPETEKKALLVEYEKALETFFRSHPTH
- a CDS encoding NifU family protein, which translates into the protein MTKTDVEKVINEIRPALKADGGDIQLLEVTEQGVVKVRLTGACHGCPMSQITLKQGVEAYLKRKLPEISSVEAV
- the gyrB gene encoding DNA topoisomerase (ATP-hydrolyzing) subunit B, with product MSYTAEQIQVLKGLEPVRKRPGMYIGSTGEEGLHHLVYEVVDNSIDEALAGVCSRIEVVIEPGNVVTVTDDGRGIPVDLHPEEKVSALELVMTRLHAGGKFDKKTYKVSGGLHGVGVSVVNALSEWCEVEVHRDGKIHVQRYQRGVPLGPVEVRGRTDRTGTTTRFKPDAEIFETTEFSFDILSQRLRELAFLNKGIEIVIRDLRTKRVKEHVFKYEGGLREFVAYLNKNRTTLQKEPIYFEGARDHVEVECAIEYNDSYSETFFSFVNNINTKEGGTHVVGFRSALTRCLNDLFKQSKFAKKLDDTLSGDDVREGLTAVLSIKVPEPQFEGQTKTKLGNSDVKGIVESFVYEQLQAHFARHPKDGEAILEKVVQAARARIAARKARELARRKSVLESMDLPGKLADCIEKDPARCEIFIVEGDSAGGSAKQGRDREFQAILPLWGKMLNVEKTRMEKVLTNDKLYPIIASLGTGIGTEFDISRLRYHKVIIMADADVDGSHIRTLLLTFFYRYMKELVERGHVYIAMPPLYKVWVKNDVEYAYSDEERDRILERFAKKYKKDEINVQRYKGLGEMNPEQLWETTMNPATRNIIQIRVEDAVEAEEVFTTLMGDQVAPRRKFIEENALFVTNLDV